Proteins encoded in a region of the Isosphaeraceae bacterium EP7 genome:
- a CDS encoding DUF1508 domain-containing protein, with amino-acid sequence MASSFQIYSDKKGEFRWRLRAGNGKIIATSGEGYKAKADCEHGINLVKTEGAVAPTADDTASTPVARSEVAAR; translated from the coding sequence TTGGCCAGCTCCTTCCAGATTTACAGCGACAAGAAGGGCGAATTCCGCTGGCGCCTGAGGGCCGGCAATGGCAAGATCATCGCCACCTCCGGCGAGGGCTACAAGGCGAAGGCCGACTGCGAGCACGGCATCAACCTGGTGAAGACCGAGGGAGCCGTCGCCCCGACCGCGGACGACACCGCGTCGACGCCGGTCGCCCGGTCGGAAGTCGCGGCGCGATGA